The following coding sequences lie in one Nitrospiria bacterium genomic window:
- a CDS encoding dienelactone hydrolase family protein, translating to MVEIRTTPSPDTVYFEMNGTIPLSLIKEEDGKGFSLSTLALTPSVILPHEEKELHLGYYKPNQNQLKKPAIILLPITFGDYFTENLARYFADKGFIVLRFPSRNELRIFSDESKNLTHFQQILHDDILNVRKGLQWLKEQPEVDPSRIGIMGISLGAILTSLMIEVETDFQAAVLFLGGGNLPGIFRTSKERPIAGYRDRHIQKKLAKKTPTNEEWEIFLKEAHTALGKVDPLQYPSLLTPDRILMINGVFDTVIKRPYTKELWTHLGEPNLIYLPAGHYGSVLFFHYARLKALKHFEAFIGVSLTRESPPTEGN from the coding sequence ATGGTGGAGATCCGTACCACCCCTTCACCCGATACCGTTTATTTTGAAATGAACGGAACGATTCCCCTCTCCCTTATTAAGGAGGAAGACGGAAAAGGTTTTTCTTTAAGCACCCTGGCCCTAACGCCTTCGGTGATCCTACCCCATGAGGAAAAAGAACTTCATCTCGGTTATTATAAACCCAACCAAAACCAGTTAAAAAAGCCAGCCATTATCCTTCTTCCCATTACCTTCGGTGATTATTTTACGGAAAACCTTGCCCGCTATTTTGCGGATAAGGGTTTTATTGTTTTACGCTTTCCAAGCCGAAACGAGCTCAGGATTTTTTCTGATGAGAGTAAAAATTTAACCCATTTCCAACAAATTCTCCACGATGATATTTTAAATGTGAGGAAGGGACTTCAGTGGCTAAAAGAGCAACCGGAAGTAGACCCGAGCCGGATTGGAATCATGGGGATCAGCTTGGGGGCCATTTTGACCTCCTTGATGATTGAAGTCGAAACGGATTTTCAGGCCGCCGTTCTATTTTTGGGCGGGGGAAATCTCCCGGGGATTTTCAGAACCTCGAAAGAGAGGCCCATTGCAGGGTACCGAGACAGGCACATACAAAAGAAGCTCGCAAAAAAAACCCCCACGAATGAAGAATGGGAAATATTTCTTAAGGAGGCACATACCGCTTTGGGAAAGGTTGACCCTCTACAGTATCCCAGCCTCTTAACCCCGGACCGTATTTTAATGATCAATGGGGTTTTTGATACGGTGATCAAGCGGCCGTATACAAAGGAACTTTGGACTCACCTGGGGGAACCCAATTTGATATACCTTCCTGCGGGACATTATGGTTCAGTATTATTCTTCCATTACGCACGTCTTAAAGCGTTAAAGCATTTTGAGGCTTTTATTGGAGTGAGTTTGACGAGGGAATCTCCTCCTACGGAGGGGAATTGA
- a CDS encoding neutral/alkaline non-lysosomal ceramidase N-terminal domain-containing protein gives MKKQIHGLITFFTFLSLTGCLSIDYSPIEDRPFYKKTTEVFHQISTEYLSGVDAFPFLAGAARTQIIFPDGIQLAGYGKRRSKKSVSVHDPVFIRALAVKAGSKKVVLVNSDLLAVSNELFETVLEKVKQDIHLNPEDLMITATHTHSGPGGLSDKFWEGFATGPFHEKFFETVTDQMAGVIVEAIENLEPARLRWGRADAPDLIKNRMVDKGPIDPEVGIIEFQNSEGKQKAILVNFSAHATVLGSENLSMSGDYPGALEHSLEQENGTIALFTAGAVGDQTAHPPEVKTRNPENTRMERAAAMGRILSERVQQAIDQDTWIDCGGVDSFRIPVYLPPTQVRVTNHYRLPSFFSSLFFDSVSSLQALRLGKQVLLGVPADLSSQIGLEIKEYGKGLGLRVLIIGFANDYVGYIIPLESYKKGSYAGRMSFNGPHMDQYFREMAFQILDVLHAKILEPCHGEVLQGTENAGSFLE, from the coding sequence ATGAAAAAACAAATTCACGGTTTGATTACCTTTTTTACTTTTCTATCTTTAACCGGGTGTTTATCCATTGACTATTCACCCATTGAGGACCGGCCCTTTTACAAAAAAACCACTGAGGTTTTCCACCAGATTTCAACAGAGTATCTATCCGGGGTTGATGCTTTCCCCTTTCTGGCAGGAGCCGCTAGGACTCAAATCATTTTCCCCGATGGAATTCAACTGGCTGGGTATGGCAAACGAAGGTCAAAGAAATCGGTGTCGGTCCATGATCCGGTTTTTATTCGGGCGCTGGCTGTGAAGGCGGGTTCTAAAAAAGTAGTCCTGGTCAATAGCGATCTTCTGGCTGTTTCCAATGAGTTGTTTGAAACGGTTTTAGAAAAGGTTAAACAGGATATTCATCTAAATCCCGAAGATCTGATGATAACGGCCACTCACACCCATTCCGGTCCGGGAGGTTTATCCGATAAATTTTGGGAGGGTTTTGCCACCGGGCCTTTCCATGAGAAGTTTTTTGAAACAGTGACGGATCAAATGGCCGGGGTGATTGTTGAGGCAATTGAAAATTTAGAACCTGCCCGCCTCCGGTGGGGCAGAGCCGATGCTCCTGACCTGATTAAAAATCGAATGGTCGACAAGGGGCCTATTGATCCGGAAGTGGGTATTATTGAATTCCAGAATTCTGAGGGGAAACAAAAAGCTATCTTAGTAAACTTTTCAGCCCATGCAACTGTTTTGGGAAGTGAGAACCTTTCCATGTCGGGAGATTATCCGGGTGCGTTGGAACACTCTTTAGAACAAGAAAACGGAACCATCGCTCTTTTTACCGCGGGGGCAGTTGGAGATCAAACCGCACACCCACCCGAAGTGAAAACCAGAAACCCTGAAAATACCCGGATGGAACGGGCTGCGGCCATGGGGAGAATACTCTCAGAACGGGTCCAACAGGCCATTGACCAGGACACATGGATCGATTGCGGAGGGGTTGATTCATTCCGTATTCCGGTTTATCTGCCTCCTACCCAGGTGAGGGTTACAAACCATTATCGGTTACCCAGTTTTTTTTCAAGTCTTTTCTTTGATTCCGTCTCTTCCCTTCAGGCCCTTCGATTGGGGAAACAGGTATTGTTGGGTGTTCCCGCGGATTTGTCCTCTCAGATTGGGTTGGAAATAAAGGAATATGGGAAAGGGTTAGGGCTCCGTGTTCTGATCATCGGTTTTGCCAATGATTACGTGGGATATATTATTCCACTAGAGAGTTATAAAAAAGGTTCTTACGCTGGGAGAATGTCTTTTAATGGGCCCCATATGGATCAATATTTTCGGGAAATGGCTTTTCAGATTTTAGATGTACTTCATGCGAAAATATTAGAACCCTGTCACGGGGAAGTTCTCCAAGGGACAGAAAATGCAGGAAGCTTTTTGGAATAA